One Helianthus annuus cultivar XRQ/B chromosome 7, HanXRQr2.0-SUNRISE, whole genome shotgun sequence genomic region harbors:
- the LOC110868889 gene encoding UDP-glycosyltransferase 76B1 gives METDGENTTIRSPESRRRIVLFPLPFQGHINPMFQLANILHTRGFQITIIHCQYNSPNHSSYPHFSFRSINDHFSKVVHMLPTNRDISFYLKYLNRSCADPFRDCLTELLDEEPVSCLIVDSTFYFTQAVADDLKLPRMVLRTTSLGCTIAFSVLPFLSKEGCFNLTKQDQDCEALVPEYPLMKVKDVLKIAINPQGYGDYISNMLKQMTISCGLIWNTFKELEEPELETINKGFPVPSFTLGPFYKYFPASSSSLIKQDRTVLSWLDKQPPKSMIYVCFGSVARIKDFEFQEVAYGLENTSSPFLWVVRPGTVLGLEWIESLPEKFIERVGDKGLVVKWCPQPEVLAHPATGCFWTHSGWNSTLESICEGVPMICSPCFTDQPIIARYVSDIWKIGIFLEDGFERVRIEMAIKKIIIGKEGEEMRERISSLKEKLNVSLDEGGSSNKSLKNLVDYISSL, from the exons ATGGAGACCGATGGAGAAAACACCACTATCCGGTCACCGGAGTCTCGCCGGAGAATCGTATTATTCCCCCTACCTTTCCAAGGTCATATCAATCCCATGTTTCAGCTTGCAAACATTCTTCACACCCGCGGTTTTCAAATAACCATCATACACTGCCAATACAACTCTCCAAATCATTCAAGCTATCCTCACTTCAGCTTTAGGTCCATCAACGACCACTTTTCCAAGGTCGTACACATGTTGCCGACTAATCGAGATATCAGCTTTTACCTAAAGTACCTTAATAGAAGTTGTGCAGATCCGTTTAGGGACTGTCTGACTGAGTTGTTGGATGAGGAACCAGTTTCTTGTTTGATCGTGGATTCCACGTTTTACTTCACTCAAGCGGTGGCGGATGACCTGAAACTACCTCGGATGGTGCTCCGAACCACCAGTCTTGGTTGCACCATTGCTTTTAGCGTTCTACCCTTCTTGTCCAAGGAGGGTTGCTTTAACCTTACAAAACAAG aTCAAGATTGTGAGGCGTTGGTGCCAGAATATCCACTAATGAAAGTAAAAGACGTGTTGAAGATAGCGATTAACCCACAAGGTTATGGAGATTATATCAGCAACATGCTTAAACAAATGACAATATCATGTGGGCTCATTTGGAATACCTTCAAAGAGCTTGAAGAACCTGAACTAGAAACAATTAACAAAGGTTTTCCGGTTCCTAGCTTCACTTTAGGCCCGTTCTACAAGTACTTCCCGGCATCTTCAAGCAGCTTAATCAAACAAGATCGAACTGTTCTTTCATGGCTAGACAAACAACCTCCCAAGTCTATGATATATGTATGTTTTGGGAGTGTTGCACGTATTAAGGATTTTGAGTTTCAAGAAGTGGCATATGGGTTGGAAAATACGAGTTCACCATTCTTGTGGGTGGTTCGACCAGGGACTGTTCTTGGTTTAGAATGGATCGAGTCATTGCCTGAAAAGTTCATAGAAAGAGTGGGTGACAAGGGACTTGTAGTGAAATGGTGTCCTCAACCAGAAGTACTAGCTCATCCGGCAACAGGGTGTTTTTGGACTCATAGCGGATGGAATTCAACATTGGAAAGCATTTGTGAAGGCGTCCCCATGATTTGTTCGCCTTGTTTCACCGACCAACCAATAATTGCAAGATACGTGAGTGACATTTGGAAGATCGGTATCTTTCTGGAGGATGGATTTGAGAGGGTGAGAATTGAGATGGCAATCAAAAAGATAATTATAGGTAAAGAAGGAGAAGAAATGCGTGAGAGAATAAGTAGTCTTAAAGAGAAGCTAAATGTCTCACTTGATGAAGGTGGCTCTTCTAATAAGTCTTTAAAGAACTTAGTTGATTATATTTCTTCATTATGA
- the LOC110868888 gene encoding UDP-glycosyltransferase 76G1-like — protein MDSQPETTARRHQRIIMFPVPFQGHINPMFQLANLLYSKGFSITILHTNFNAPKTSNYPHFTFKSILDNGHENERFSQSSLADFAQNFLFKQDAAEAFRDELELLLASVQDEQVSCLITDALWHFTQSVADSLNLPRLVLRTGSLYSTIVYSSIPLLDDRGYFKLDDSHLEEQVSEFPLLKVKDVKKIGIKSSKDPLAQLLGDMMKQIKASSGIIWNSFKELEETELERVPDDFPIPRFLITFPKYFTASSSSLLEQDQTIFPWLDQQPTKSVVYISFGSLSQVEEKEFLEIAHGLVYSKQTFLWVVRPEFVKGSTWVELLPDGFPGERGRVVEWAPQQEVLAHEATGAFWTHSGWNSTLESVCEGVPMICSSVLADQALNARYMSDVSRVAVYLENGLQREEIASAIRRIMVDEEGKEIRERARVLKQIADVSAMKGGSSNKSMESLIDYISSL, from the exons ATGGACAGCCAACCGGAGACAACGGCTCGCCGGCACCAGAGAATAATAATGTTTCCGGTGCCATTTCAGGGCCACATAAACCCTATGTTTCAGCTTGCAAATCTACTCTACTCTAAAGGCTTCAGTATCACCATCCTTCACACCAACTTCAACGCACCCAAAACCTCTAATTATCCTCACTTCACTTTCAAATCCATCCTTGATAACGGTCATGAAAATGAACGATTTTCCCAATCATCATTGGCCGATTTTGCTCAAAACTTCCTCTTCAAACAAGATGCTGCTGAGGCATTTCGTGATGAACTGGAACTGTTGTTAGCTTCGGTACAAGACGAGCAGGTATCGTGTTTGATCACCGATGCGCTTTGGCACTTCACACAATCGGTGGCCGATAGCCTTAACCTCCCCAGGCTTGTTTTGAGGACGGGGAGCTTGTATAGTACTATTGTTTATTCTTCAATACCCCTTCTTGATGATCGTGGGTACTTCAAACTTGATGACAGCC ATTTGGAAGAACAAGTGTCGGAGTTTCCTTTACTAAAAGTGAAAGATGTTAAAAAGATTGGTATAAAGAGTAGTAAAGACCCCCTTGCGCAGTTGCTTGGTGACATGATGAAACAAATCAAAGCATCGTCAGGAATTATCTGGAACTCCTTCAAAGAACTCGAAGAAACCGAGCTCGAAAGGGTTCCTGATGACTTCCCCATACCACGTTTCCTCATTACATTCCCAAAGTATTTTACAGCTTCATCAAGCAGCTTGCTAGAACAAGATCAAACCATTTTTCCTTGGTTAGACCAGCAACCAACTAAGTCTGTAGTGTATATTAGTTTTGGTAGCCTTAGTCAAGTGGAGGAGAAAGAGTTCTTGGAAATAGCTCATGGGTTGGTCTATAGCAAGCAAACTTTTTTATGGGTGGTCCGACCAGAGTTTGTTAAGGGTTCAACATGGGTTGAATTATTGCCCGATGGGTTCCCGGGTGAAAGGGGGCGAGTTGTTGAATGGGCTCCTCAGCAAGAAGTGTTAGCTCATGAAGCAACAGGTGCATTTTGGACACATAGTGGATGGAACTCAACGTTGGAGAGTGTTTGCGAAGGTGTTCCAATGATTTGTTCATCTGTTTTGGCTGATCAAGCGCTAAATGCAAGATACATGAGTGATGTTTCAAGGGTGGCGGTGTATTTAGAGAATGGGTTGCAAAGAGAAGAGATAGCAAGTGCCATTAGAAGAATAATGGTGGATGAAGAGGGGAAGGAGATTAGAGAAAGGGCACGGGTTTTAAAACAAATAGCAGATGTTTCTGCAATGAAAGGTGGCTCTTCTAACAAATCAATGGAGTCTCTCATTGATTATATTTCTTCGCTCTAA